The Bacillota bacterium genome contains a region encoding:
- the pdxT gene encoding pyridoxal 5'-phosphate synthase glutaminase subunit PdxT yields MKAGVLAMQGAFREHAQALERCGCDVVEVRKPRDLEGIEALVLPGGESTTIGKLVFDFGLAEPILEEAQKGLPIFGTCAGAILLAREIVGSDQKRLGLMDIRICRNAYGRQVDSFETQLEIPCLGADPFPAVFIRAPLIEAAGPGVEVLARYREGIVLARQGKLVAATFHPELTPDLRLHRYFLNLAAAGKKF; encoded by the coding sequence GTGAAAGCCGGTGTTTTAGCGATGCAGGGGGCCTTTCGGGAGCACGCCCAAGCCCTGGAGCGCTGCGGCTGTGACGTTGTGGAGGTGCGGAAGCCCCGGGACCTGGAGGGGATCGAGGCCCTTGTTCTTCCCGGCGGGGAAAGCACTACGATTGGGAAGCTGGTCTTCGATTTTGGACTGGCGGAGCCGATCCTGGAAGAGGCGCAGAAAGGCCTCCCCATTTTTGGGACCTGCGCCGGAGCAATTCTCCTCGCCCGCGAGATCGTGGGGAGCGACCAGAAGCGGCTGGGGTTGATGGACATCAGGATCTGCCGGAACGCCTACGGCCGGCAGGTGGACAGCTTCGAGACCCAACTGGAAATTCCGTGCCTGGGCGCCGATCCCTTTCCGGCCGTTTTTATCCGCGCCCCCTTGATCGAGGCGGCAGGCCCTGGGGTTGAGGTGCTGGCCCGGTACAGGGAGGGAATCGTCCTGGCGCGGCAGGGGAAGCTGGTTGCGGCAACCTTTCACCCCGAACTGACGCCGGATCTTCGCCTGCACCGCTATTTTCTGAATCTTGCGGCAGCCGGAAAAAAATTTTGA
- a CDS encoding phosphoglycerate dehydrogenase, with amino-acid sequence MEHAENTRPRILVGDKIVDEALEMLRQEAEVDVRIGISQPELEEIIENYDALIVRSVPLVTEEVLRRGKKLKVVGRAGNGVDNIDVDAATRYGVVVVNTPDSNSISAAEQTIALMLAAARNLPQAHHVVKSGGWGRSRFMGNELYGKTVGIVGLGRIGSLVATRLKAFGMRVIAYDPYIPLERFKRFGAERKETLNDLVREADMITVHTPKTEETIGMIGAEQFRIAKRGVRVVNCARGGIIDEKALADALREGIVASAALDVFTKEPCTGNPLLEFDNVVVTPHLGATTYEAQHRVGTDVAAYVLGALRGEIVPNTVNLPCLLGEEINTLRPYFLLAEQLGKLYYQLEKAPVERVELTYSGEIARRETGIITLAFLKGLLKPVMGDNVNMVNAGWLAENRGIRVFERQDEGSRSGYVNLITAKIAGNGTQAEYAGTIAWDNGPRIVQVNRYKMDIIPTPYMLFVDHIDRPGVIGPFASVLGQAQINIAMMQVGRCTRGEEALMTLSVDSPVDEETLEKLRRVGGILNVKVVSL; translated from the coding sequence ATGGAGCACGCGGAGAACACAAGGCCGAGAATTCTCGTGGGCGACAAGATTGTCGACGAAGCCCTGGAAATGCTCCGCCAGGAGGCGGAGGTGGACGTCAGGATCGGGATCAGCCAGCCGGAACTGGAGGAGATCATTGAAAACTACGACGCCCTGATCGTGCGGAGCGTCCCGCTGGTGACGGAGGAGGTCCTGCGCCGGGGAAAAAAGCTGAAGGTTGTGGGGCGTGCCGGAAACGGCGTTGACAACATCGATGTGGATGCGGCTACCCGCTATGGTGTAGTGGTGGTCAACACCCCCGACAGCAACAGCATTTCCGCTGCAGAGCAGACCATTGCCCTGATGCTGGCGGCGGCCCGGAATCTTCCACAGGCCCACCATGTGGTGAAGAGCGGAGGGTGGGGGCGGAGCCGCTTCATGGGAAACGAGCTTTACGGGAAGACCGTGGGGATCGTGGGTTTGGGCCGGATCGGGTCTCTGGTTGCGACCCGTTTGAAGGCCTTCGGAATGCGGGTGATTGCCTACGACCCCTACATCCCGCTGGAGCGCTTCAAGCGGTTTGGGGCGGAGCGCAAGGAAACTCTGAACGACCTGGTGCGGGAGGCAGATATGATCACCGTCCATACGCCGAAGACCGAGGAGACCATCGGAATGATCGGGGCCGAGCAGTTCCGGATTGCAAAGCGGGGGGTCAGGGTAGTGAACTGCGCGCGGGGCGGCATTATTGATGAAAAGGCCCTGGCCGACGCTCTTCGGGAGGGGATCGTTGCCAGCGCCGCCCTGGACGTTTTCACCAAGGAGCCGTGCACGGGGAATCCCCTGCTCGAATTCGACAACGTGGTCGTTACCCCCCACCTGGGGGCGACCACTTACGAGGCGCAGCACCGGGTGGGGACGGATGTCGCCGCCTACGTGCTGGGAGCCCTGCGGGGGGAGATCGTCCCCAATACGGTGAACCTTCCCTGCCTCCTGGGAGAAGAGATCAACACCCTGCGCCCCTACTTTTTGCTTGCGGAGCAGCTGGGGAAGCTTTACTACCAGCTGGAAAAGGCTCCCGTGGAGCGGGTGGAACTTACCTACAGCGGCGAAATTGCCAGGAGGGAAACGGGGATTATCACCCTTGCCTTCCTGAAGGGGCTTCTCAAGCCTGTTATGGGCGACAACGTGAACATGGTCAACGCCGGCTGGCTTGCCGAAAACCGCGGCATCCGGGTCTTTGAACGGCAGGACGAAGGGAGCAGGTCCGGCTATGTGAACCTGATCACGGCAAAGATCGCCGGGAACGGGACCCAGGCCGAGTATGCCGGAACCATCGCCTGGGACAACGGGCCGCGCATTGTCCAGGTGAACCGCTACAAGATGGACATCATTCCCACCCCCTACATGCTTTTTGTGGACCACATCGACCGGCCGGGGGTGATCGGCCCCTTTGCCTCGGTGCTCGGGCAGGCCCAGATCAACATCGCCATGATGCAGGTCGGCCGCTGCACCCGGGGCGAAGAGGCGCTGATGACCCTGAGCGTGGACTCGCCTGTCGATGAGGAGACCCTGGAAAAGCTGCGCCGGGTGGGCGGAATCCTCAACGTCAAGGTCGTTTCTCTGTAG
- the serS gene encoding serine--tRNA ligase → MLDLKFIRTHPEVVKEALIRRGNTFNVDEVLAWDEARRGLLAEGEQLRHRRNTLSEEVGRLKAARQDATGLIQEVKEISRRIKEIDQELADLAQKLEAALLLIPNIPHSSVPVGPDETANVVLRVEGEPRTFSFPPRPHWEIGEALDILDFARGAKIAGARFTVLKGWGARLERALINFMLDLHVREQGYTEIFPPFLVNRATMTGTGQLPKFEEDMFLCNREDLFLIPTAEVPVTNLFRDEILPGDALPISLTAYSACFRAEAGAAGRDTRGLIRQHQFNKVELVKFTRPEDSYAQLEQLTDDAEEVLRRLGLPYRVVVLSTGDLGFAAAKTYDLEVWFPSAGCYREISSCSNFEDFQARRANIRYRPEPGARPRFVHTLNGSGLAVGRTLAAILENYQQEDGSVVIPPALRPYLGTDVIPA, encoded by the coding sequence TTGCTCGATCTGAAATTTATCCGAACCCATCCCGAGGTTGTGAAAGAGGCTCTTATAAGGCGCGGGAACACCTTCAATGTAGACGAGGTTCTTGCCTGGGACGAGGCCCGCCGCGGGCTGCTCGCGGAAGGAGAACAGCTCAGGCACCGCCGGAACACCCTCTCCGAGGAGGTGGGGCGCTTAAAGGCGGCAAGACAGGACGCCACGGGATTGATTCAGGAAGTGAAGGAAATTTCCCGCCGGATCAAGGAGATCGACCAGGAGCTTGCGGACCTCGCGCAAAAGCTCGAGGCGGCCCTGCTCTTGATTCCCAACATTCCCCACTCCTCGGTGCCCGTCGGCCCCGACGAGACGGCAAACGTGGTTCTGCGGGTGGAGGGGGAGCCCCGGACCTTCTCCTTCCCGCCGCGCCCCCACTGGGAGATCGGGGAGGCGCTCGATATCCTGGACTTCGCCCGGGGGGCCAAGATCGCCGGGGCGAGGTTCACGGTGCTGAAGGGGTGGGGGGCGCGGTTGGAGCGCGCCCTGATCAACTTCATGCTCGATCTCCACGTCAGGGAGCAGGGGTACACGGAGATCTTTCCCCCCTTTCTGGTGAACCGGGCCACCATGACCGGAACCGGCCAGCTCCCTAAATTTGAGGAGGACATGTTTCTCTGCAACAGAGAAGACCTCTTTTTGATCCCGACGGCGGAGGTGCCGGTTACCAACCTCTTCCGGGACGAAATCCTCCCCGGGGACGCCCTGCCCATTTCCCTGACGGCGTACAGCGCCTGCTTCCGGGCCGAGGCGGGGGCTGCGGGAAGGGACACCCGGGGGCTGATCCGGCAGCATCAGTTCAACAAGGTGGAGCTGGTGAAGTTCACCAGGCCGGAGGATTCCTACGCCCAGCTGGAGCAGCTCACGGATGATGCCGAGGAGGTGCTGCGGCGCCTGGGCCTCCCCTACCGGGTGGTTGTCCTCTCCACCGGGGACCTGGGTTTTGCGGCCGCAAAAACCTACGACCTGGAGGTCTGGTTTCCGAGCGCCGGCTGCTACCGGGAGATTTCGTCCTGCAGCAATTTCGAGGACTTCCAGGCGCGGCGCGCCAACATCCGCTACCGGCCGGAGCCCGGGGCGCGCCCCCGCTTTGTCCACACGCTGAACGGGTCCGGGCTTGCGGTGGGGCGCACCCTTGCGGCGATTCTGGAGAACTACCAGCAGGAGGACGGCTCGGTTGTCATTCCCCCTGCCCTGCGCCCGTATCTCGGCACCGACGTTATCCCTGCTTAA
- the pdxS gene encoding pyridoxal 5'-phosphate synthase lyase subunit PdxS: MEAKGTWRLKKGLAEMLKGGVIMDVTTPEQARIAEAAGACAVMALERVPADIRAAGGVARMADPDVILRIMDAVTIPVMAKARIGHFVEAQILEALGVDYIDESEVLTPADEFHHIDKHRFRVPFVCGARDLGEALRRIGEGAAMIRTKGEAGTGNIVEAVRHMRTVMGEIRWLQSLPPEELMAAAKKLGAPFELVKEVAASGRLPVVNFAAGGIATPADAALMMQLGADGVFVGSGIFKSSDPAARARAIVAAVTHYNDPQVLAEVSRGLGEAMRGLELAALAPEERLAVRGW; this comes from the coding sequence ATGGAGGCGAAGGGAACCTGGAGACTGAAAAAAGGGCTTGCGGAAATGCTTAAAGGCGGAGTGATTATGGATGTCACCACGCCGGAACAGGCGAGGATCGCCGAGGCTGCCGGGGCCTGTGCGGTGATGGCCCTGGAACGGGTTCCTGCCGATATCAGGGCCGCCGGGGGGGTCGCCCGGATGGCCGATCCCGACGTGATTTTGCGGATTATGGACGCGGTTACCATCCCGGTGATGGCGAAGGCCCGGATCGGGCATTTTGTGGAGGCCCAGATTCTCGAGGCTTTGGGTGTGGACTACATCGATGAGAGCGAGGTTCTCACACCTGCAGACGAGTTTCACCACATCGACAAGCACCGGTTTCGTGTTCCCTTCGTCTGCGGGGCGCGCGACCTTGGCGAGGCCCTGCGGAGAATCGGGGAAGGGGCGGCGATGATCCGGACGAAGGGGGAGGCGGGGACCGGCAATATCGTGGAGGCGGTGAGGCACATGCGCACCGTCATGGGCGAGATTCGCTGGCTGCAGAGCCTCCCTCCTGAAGAGTTGATGGCCGCTGCCAAGAAGCTGGGGGCACCTTTTGAGCTGGTGAAGGAGGTCGCCGCATCGGGGCGCCTCCCCGTTGTCAACTTCGCGGCGGGCGGAATTGCCACACCGGCCGATGCTGCTCTGATGATGCAGCTGGGTGCGGACGGGGTCTTTGTGGGGTCCGGCATCTTCAAGTCCTCCGATCCTGCGGCGCGGGCGCGGGCGATCGTGGCCGCGGTGACCCATTACAACGACCCGCAGGTGCTGGCGGAAGTCTCGCGGGGTTTGGGCGAAGCGATGCGGGGTCTGGAGCTTGCCGCTCTCGCCCCGGAAGAGCGCCTGGCGGTCCGGGGCTGGTAG
- a CDS encoding rubrerythrin family protein yields the protein MNLINENKTGVARGTVVEEDVKREFRGETMEVGLYLAMARQAQREGFPEVAEVLRSIAMDEAWHAARFAELNGLISDTRSNIEKMLQGEIEANNGKKQAAVRAKEAGIDEAHDVLDESSRDEARHARALKGLLERYFKQG from the coding sequence ATGAATCTTATTAACGAGAACAAAACAGGAGTGGCCAGGGGAACTGTTGTGGAGGAAGACGTGAAGCGAGAGTTTCGAGGAGAAACGATGGAGGTTGGGCTTTACCTCGCGATGGCGCGGCAGGCCCAGAGAGAAGGGTTCCCAGAGGTGGCAGAGGTGCTCAGGTCCATTGCGATGGATGAAGCCTGGCATGCGGCCAGATTCGCAGAGCTCAACGGCCTCATTTCCGACACCAGGTCGAACATTGAAAAAATGCTCCAGGGCGAAATCGAGGCAAACAACGGCAAAAAACAGGCCGCCGTCAGAGCCAAAGAAGCCGGTATCGACGAAGCCCACGATGTCCTGGACGAATCATCAAGGGATGAGGCCCGCCATGCCCGCGCCCTGAAGGGCCTCCTGGAAAGATATTTTAAGCAGGGATAA
- the gyrA gene encoding DNA gyrase subunit A has translation MAAPGSVVLPVDINEEVQKSYLDYAMSVIVGRALPDVRDGLKPVHRRILYAMYDAGMGPDRPHKKSAVVVGNVLARYHPHGDAAVYDALVRLAQDFACRYPLVDGHGNFGSVDGDAPAAMRYTEVRLAPVALAVLADIDQETVDFVPNYDGSLKEPAILPSRIPNLLINGSSGIAVGMATNIPPHNLAEVIDGLVYLIDHPEATVQDLMRFIPGPDFPTGGFILGQEGVRAAYETGRGTVVMQGRASIEKGPGGRAHIVITELPYQVNKARLVERIAELIREKKIDGVSDLRDESDRTGMRVVLELRREANPRVILNRLYRHTQLQETFGVIMLALVDGEPRVLNLRQVLEHYLNHQIVVVTRRTQYQLRRAEERLHIVEGLVIALRRIDEVIALIRRAKNVEEARQGLQEGFLLTERQAQAILDMRLQRLTALEREKVESERRELEERIAHLKELLAREDLIRGVIRTELLEFKEKFGDTRRTQIVGPPPEVSREDIIPEEIVVITLTRRGYIKRIPVQVYRGQHRGGRGVTALTTRDEDFVEHLFVTTTLHYLLFFTNKGKVYRLKVYDLPEGSRQAKGVALVNLLPLAGDEEVTAVIPLREYGEEHYLFLATKQGMVKKGRLREYESARRDGIIALRLHPGDELIGVKLTGGESELLLATRAGLVLRFHEEEVRPMGRTAAGVRGIRLRPGDEVVGMEQVRPQGQLLAATEKGYGKRTLLEEYRRQGRGGKGIITLKVTERNGPLAGIKVVGEQDEVLLMSGEGSMIRLAVREIPQQGRATQGVRLMRLEPGDRLVALAKVPSSGFREKNSFPSG, from the coding sequence GTGGCGGCACCGGGAAGTGTGGTCTTGCCTGTAGACATCAACGAGGAAGTGCAGAAATCCTATCTGGACTACGCCATGAGCGTGATTGTCGGGCGCGCCCTCCCCGACGTCCGGGACGGCCTGAAGCCCGTGCACAGGCGGATTCTCTACGCGATGTACGACGCCGGGATGGGTCCCGACAGGCCCCACAAGAAGTCCGCCGTAGTGGTGGGGAACGTCCTGGCGCGCTACCACCCGCACGGGGATGCGGCGGTTTACGACGCCCTTGTCCGGCTGGCCCAGGATTTCGCCTGCCGCTATCCCCTTGTGGACGGGCACGGCAACTTCGGGTCGGTGGATGGGGACGCCCCGGCGGCAATGCGCTATACAGAGGTCCGGCTGGCGCCGGTGGCCCTGGCGGTGCTTGCCGACATCGACCAGGAAACTGTTGACTTCGTCCCCAACTACGACGGTTCTCTCAAGGAGCCTGCCATCCTGCCCAGCAGGATCCCCAACCTTCTGATCAACGGCTCTTCAGGAATTGCCGTGGGGATGGCCACCAACATCCCCCCGCACAACCTGGCCGAGGTGATCGACGGCCTTGTTTACCTGATCGACCACCCGGAGGCAACGGTCCAGGACCTGATGCGGTTCATCCCCGGGCCCGACTTCCCCACCGGCGGGTTCATCCTCGGCCAGGAGGGGGTGCGGGCGGCTTACGAAACCGGCCGGGGGACGGTGGTGATGCAGGGGCGCGCTTCCATTGAGAAGGGCCCGGGGGGGCGGGCTCACATCGTGATCACCGAGCTTCCCTACCAGGTGAACAAGGCGCGGCTCGTGGAGCGGATTGCCGAGCTGATCCGGGAGAAGAAGATCGACGGGGTGAGCGACCTGCGGGATGAGTCCGACCGGACGGGGATGCGGGTCGTCCTGGAACTGAGGCGCGAGGCGAACCCCCGCGTCATCCTGAACAGGCTGTACAGGCACACCCAGCTCCAGGAAACCTTCGGGGTGATCATGCTCGCCCTCGTGGATGGGGAGCCCCGGGTTTTAAACCTTCGCCAGGTTCTGGAGCACTACCTCAACCACCAGATTGTTGTGGTGACGCGCCGGACGCAGTACCAGTTGCGGCGCGCCGAAGAACGCCTCCACATCGTGGAGGGGCTGGTGATCGCCCTCCGGCGCATCGACGAAGTGATCGCCCTGATCCGCCGCGCGAAGAACGTGGAGGAGGCGCGGCAGGGGCTGCAGGAGGGCTTTCTTCTGACCGAGCGCCAGGCGCAGGCGATCCTGGATATGCGCCTCCAGCGGTTGACCGCCCTGGAGCGGGAAAAGGTGGAAAGTGAGCGCAGGGAGCTTGAAGAAAGGATCGCCCACCTTAAGGAGCTCCTGGCGCGGGAGGACCTGATCCGGGGCGTGATCCGGACCGAGCTTCTCGAGTTCAAGGAAAAGTTCGGGGATACCCGGCGCACGCAAATCGTCGGTCCCCCCCCGGAGGTTTCCAGGGAAGACATTATCCCTGAGGAGATCGTGGTGATTACCCTCACCCGGCGCGGCTACATCAAGCGGATCCCCGTCCAGGTCTACCGCGGCCAGCACCGGGGGGGACGGGGGGTCACTGCCCTCACGACCCGCGACGAGGACTTTGTGGAGCACCTCTTTGTCACCACAACCCTTCACTACCTCCTGTTCTTCACGAACAAGGGGAAGGTTTACCGCCTCAAGGTCTACGATCTCCCTGAGGGGAGCCGCCAGGCGAAGGGGGTCGCCCTGGTCAACCTCCTCCCGCTGGCCGGGGATGAGGAGGTGACGGCGGTGATTCCCCTGCGGGAGTACGGCGAGGAGCATTATCTGTTCCTTGCGACGAAGCAGGGGATGGTGAAGAAGGGAAGGCTCAGAGAGTACGAATCAGCCCGGAGAGACGGGATTATTGCCCTCCGCCTGCACCCCGGGGACGAGCTGATCGGGGTTAAGCTTACCGGCGGGGAAAGCGAACTGCTTCTTGCGACCCGCGCCGGACTGGTGCTGCGCTTCCACGAGGAGGAGGTGCGTCCGATGGGGCGCACCGCTGCCGGGGTGCGGGGGATCCGCCTCCGGCCCGGCGATGAAGTGGTCGGGATGGAGCAGGTGCGGCCGCAGGGGCAGCTGCTGGCTGCGACGGAGAAAGGCTACGGAAAGCGGACCCTGCTCGAAGAGTACCGGCGGCAGGGGCGCGGCGGAAAAGGGATTATTACCCTGAAGGTAACGGAGCGGAATGGGCCCCTCGCGGGGATCAAGGTGGTGGGCGAGCAGGATGAGGTGCTCCTGATGAGCGGCGAAGGAAGCATGATCAGGCTCGCGGTCCGGGAGATACCCCAGCAGGGGCGCGCCACCCAGGGGGTCCGGCTGATGCGCCTGGAGCCGGGAGACCGGCTGGTTGCCCTCGCGAAAGTTCCTTCATCAGGATTCCGGGAGAAAAATTCTTTTCCTTCAGGTTAA
- a CDS encoding alanine--glyoxylate aminotransferase family protein translates to MEEKQYLMLPGPTPVPPRVLRALARPMINHRGPEFKALLEEVTEGLKKVFRTQNEIIIFPSAGTGAMEAAVANFVSPGEKVLVVSIGVFGDRFAEIAGRFGARVEKLDFPWGTAADPAAVADVIKKDEKQEIRAVFVTHNETSTGVTNDLRGLRSALGDHPALFIVDAVSSLGAMELETDAWNIDVVVAGSQKSFMIPPGLSFLCLSPRAWEAAARCTNARYYWDVEAARKSAAKGQTPYTPALPQLSALVESLKMIEAEGLENIFARHRRHREMVRQGARALNLELLAADEVASSAVTAVLSPAGIEANTIRRVLREKFNVVVAGGQRQLENKIFRIGHLGYVQDLDIIAVLAALEMTLDLCGHPVELGRGVRAAQKVALAAAGEGGS, encoded by the coding sequence ATGGAGGAGAAACAGTACCTGATGCTGCCGGGGCCTACGCCGGTGCCCCCCCGGGTCCTGCGGGCTCTGGCCAGGCCGATGATCAACCACCGGGGGCCCGAATTTAAGGCGCTGCTGGAGGAAGTAACAGAGGGGTTGAAGAAGGTCTTCCGCACCCAGAACGAAATCATCATCTTTCCCTCGGCAGGAACCGGGGCGATGGAGGCTGCCGTTGCGAACTTCGTTTCACCCGGAGAAAAGGTTTTGGTGGTTTCCATTGGGGTTTTCGGGGACCGCTTTGCGGAAATCGCCGGGCGCTTTGGCGCCCGGGTTGAGAAGCTGGATTTTCCCTGGGGGACGGCCGCAGATCCGGCGGCTGTTGCGGATGTCATTAAAAAGGACGAAAAACAGGAGATCAGGGCCGTCTTTGTCACGCACAATGAAACCTCGACTGGCGTGACCAACGATCTGCGGGGGCTGCGCAGCGCCCTGGGGGACCACCCGGCTCTTTTCATCGTGGACGCGGTGAGCAGCCTGGGGGCAATGGAGCTGGAAACCGATGCCTGGAACATCGACGTGGTTGTGGCGGGCTCGCAGAAGAGCTTTATGATTCCACCCGGTCTCTCTTTTTTGTGCCTCAGCCCCCGCGCCTGGGAGGCTGCCGCCCGCTGCACCAACGCCCGCTACTACTGGGATGTGGAGGCCGCCCGCAAGTCGGCGGCGAAGGGCCAGACGCCCTATACCCCGGCGCTTCCCCAGCTTTCGGCCCTTGTCGAGTCCCTGAAGATGATCGAGGCCGAGGGGCTGGAGAACATCTTTGCGCGCCACAGGCGGCACCGGGAGATGGTGCGCCAGGGGGCGCGGGCGCTCAACCTCGAACTGCTCGCAGCAGACGAGGTTGCCTCAAGCGCCGTGACCGCCGTTTTGAGCCCCGCCGGGATCGAGGCCAACACCATCCGCCGGGTGCTCCGGGAGAAGTTCAACGTGGTGGTGGCTGGCGGCCAGCGCCAGCTCGAGAACAAGATCTTCCGGATCGGGCACCTGGGCTATGTTCAGGATCTGGACATTATTGCCGTGCTTGCCGCCCTGGAAATGACCCTTGACCTCTGCGGCCATCCGGTGGAGCTGGGGCGGGGGGTCAGGGCGGCCCAGAAGGTTGCGCTTGCCGCAGCCGGGGAAGGAGGGAGTTGA
- a CDS encoding UbiD family decarboxylase gives MENETSGLLAELAREPDRLKKILKTLALITEQIQPLKPIVVGGAALEFYTLGGYTTKDVDLVVGDRRRLDQVLRDLGFRRTEGRHWYSELLDMAIEAPDEVLAGSEDKITTVTVGGKRVYLIGPEDLIVDRLAAAKYWQNCEEDFNLAVRLLVLHNQRIDLNYLKEAARKEFVEDILNRALRKSQKYLKKLEGLDRV, from the coding sequence ATGGAAAACGAAACCTCAGGCCTCCTCGCGGAGCTGGCCCGGGAGCCGGATCGATTAAAAAAGATCCTGAAAACCCTGGCCCTCATCACCGAACAGATTCAGCCCCTCAAACCCATCGTGGTCGGCGGTGCGGCGCTGGAATTCTACACCCTGGGCGGCTACACCACGAAGGACGTCGACCTTGTCGTTGGCGACCGGAGGCGGCTGGACCAGGTGCTGCGTGATCTGGGTTTCCGGCGCACCGAAGGAAGACACTGGTACAGCGAACTGCTGGACATGGCCATCGAAGCTCCGGATGAGGTGCTTGCCGGATCCGAGGATAAAATCACAACTGTTACGGTCGGGGGCAAAAGGGTATACCTGATCGGCCCCGAAGACCTGATCGTTGACAGGCTGGCCGCGGCTAAATACTGGCAGAACTGCGAGGAGGATTTCAACCTGGCAGTGCGCCTGCTGGTTCTTCACAACCAGCGCATTGACTTAAACTACCTCAAAGAAGCCGCGCGGAAAGAATTCGTTGAGGATATTTTAAACAGAGCGCTCCGGAAGAGCCAGAAATATCTCAAAAAGCTGGAAGGGCTGGATCGGGTATGA